A genomic segment from Deltaproteobacteria bacterium encodes:
- the dsrA gene encoding dissimilatory-type sulfite reductase subunit alpha, which translates to MADQKLRETPLLDELKKGPWPSFVNDMKKMAERKPMINDLLGQLELSYKEKKGHWKHGGLVGVMGYGGGVIGRYSDAAEQFPACAHFHTIRVNQPSGWFYTSAALRELCDIWDRHGSGMTNMHGSTGDCVFLGTTTDELEPIFAELTAKDWDLGGSGSDVRTPSCCNGMARCEYACYDTMDACYNFTMEYQDELHRPAFPYKWKFKFSGCPNDCVASIARSDMSVIGTWRDDIRIDQAAVQEYADSGMEIRSDVIRKCPTSCMSYDGKEITIDNKNCTRCMHCINVMPKALRPGLDKGATLLIGAKAPIIEGALLATVLVPFIKMDKEDDYQEFKDLIERIWDFWDDHGVNRERIGECIERVGLGNFLEAIEADPLPEHVKHPRTNPYIFYDEYFEEVDDAEAEKA; encoded by the coding sequence ATGGCAGATCAAAAATTAAGAGAAACTCCTCTTCTTGACGAGTTGAAGAAAGGCCCCTGGCCGAGTTTCGTCAACGACATGAAGAAGATGGCCGAACGGAAACCGATGATCAATGATCTTCTGGGACAGCTTGAGCTTTCTTACAAGGAGAAAAAGGGGCATTGGAAGCATGGTGGGCTCGTTGGCGTCATGGGATACGGCGGCGGGGTCATTGGGCGTTATTCCGATGCCGCCGAGCAGTTCCCCGCCTGTGCGCATTTCCATACCATTCGTGTGAACCAGCCTTCCGGATGGTTTTACACTTCTGCGGCTCTCCGTGAACTTTGTGATATCTGGGACCGGCATGGATCGGGTATGACGAACATGCATGGATCCACGGGCGACTGCGTCTTCCTGGGAACGACCACGGACGAGCTGGAGCCGATCTTTGCCGAGCTGACCGCCAAGGACTGGGATTTGGGCGGGTCCGGCTCCGATGTCCGGACGCCGAGCTGCTGTAACGGGATGGCCCGCTGTGAATATGCCTGCTACGATACCATGGATGCCTGTTATAACTTTACCATGGAGTATCAGGATGAGCTGCATCGTCCGGCCTTCCCTTATAAATGGAAGTTCAAATTCTCCGGTTGTCCCAATGATTGCGTGGCCTCGATTGCCCGTTCCGATATGTCCGTGATCGGGACTTGGCGGGATGATATCCGGATCGATCAGGCTGCCGTGCAAGAATATGCCGACAGCGGCATGGAGATTCGTTCGGATGTGATTCGCAAATGTCCGACCTCCTGCATGAGCTACGACGGCAAGGAGATCACGATCGACAACAAGAACTGCACTCGCTGCATGCACTGCATCAATGTCATGCCCAAAGCCCTTCGGCCCGGACTGGACAAGGGGGCGACGCTGCTGATCGGTGCCAAGGCCCCGATTATTGAAGGAGCGCTTCTCGCCACGGTTCTCGTTCCCTTTATCAAGATGGACAAGGAGGATGATTACCAGGAATTCAAGGACCTGATCGAGCGGATCTGGGATTTCTGGGATGACCATGGTGTGAATCGTGAACGGATCGGTGAATGTATTGAGCGTGTAGGGCTGGGGAATTTCCTCGAAGCAATCGAGGCCGATCCTCTGCCGGAGCATGTCAAGCATCCTCGTACGAACCCCTACATCTTCTACGATGAATATTTTGAGGAAGTGGATGACGCCGAGGCGGAGAAAGCATGA
- the dsrB gene encoding dissimilatory-type sulfite reductase subunit beta, protein MAEPAAPRKTDIGPPQYDQFLHPVIKKNYGKWKYHEILKPGVMVHVSETGDKIYSIRVGSPRLISVDVIRMFADMADKYCDGYLRFTSRNNVEFLTDKEGNIDPLIKDIQANGFPVGGTGNSISNIIHTQGWVHCHSAATDVSGVVKATMDDLYEYFVEMKLPHKIKIAAACCLNMCGAVHCSDIAILGIHRRPPQIDDAQVSNVCEIPTTVSSCPTAAIRPTTVEGKQTVKVDGDRCMFCANCYTVCPAMPIADPLNDGISIWVGGKVSNARSEPMFTKLAVPFIPNNPPRWPEVTEAIKKIVEVYAAGAQRYERLGEWIDRIGWPQFFDLTGFEFTKYHIDDFRHAGETFHRSAQIKFK, encoded by the coding sequence ATGGCTGAACCTGCAGCACCGAGAAAAACCGATATCGGACCGCCTCAATATGACCAGTTTCTCCATCCGGTCATTAAGAAGAACTACGGAAAGTGGAAATACCACGAGATTCTGAAACCGGGCGTCATGGTCCATGTCTCCGAAACGGGCGACAAGATCTATTCTATTCGTGTGGGGTCCCCCCGCCTGATCAGTGTCGATGTGATTCGGATGTTTGCCGATATGGCCGACAAGTATTGTGACGGATATCTTCGTTTTACGAGCCGGAACAATGTCGAGTTCCTGACCGACAAGGAAGGGAATATCGATCCTCTGATCAAGGACATTCAGGCCAACGGTTTTCCCGTGGGCGGAACGGGAAACTCCATTTCAAATATTATTCACACCCAGGGATGGGTTCATTGTCACTCTGCGGCAACCGATGTTTCTGGTGTGGTGAAAGCGACGATGGACGACCTCTATGAGTACTTTGTGGAGATGAAACTTCCCCACAAGATCAAGATTGCGGCGGCTTGCTGCCTCAATATGTGTGGGGCCGTTCACTGCTCCGATATTGCCATTCTGGGGATTCACCGGCGTCCGCCTCAGATCGACGACGCGCAAGTTTCAAACGTCTGTGAGATTCCGACGACCGTTTCGTCCTGTCCCACGGCGGCGATTCGTCCGACGACGGTTGAAGGCAAGCAGACCGTCAAGGTTGACGGCGACCGGTGCATGTTCTGTGCGAACTGCTACACGGTCTGCCCGGCCATGCCGATTGCCGATCCGCTGAACGACGGCATCTCGATCTGGGTCGGCGGCAAGGTCTCCAATGCCCGTTCGGAGCCTATGTTCACGAAGCTGGCGGTTCCCTTTATTCCGAACAATCCGCCCCGCTGGCCGGAAGTGACTGAGGCGATCAAGAAGATCGTTGAGGTCTATGCCGCCGGTGCACAGCGTTACGAACGGCTTGGGGAATGGATTGACCGTATCGGCTGGCCGCAATTCTTTGATCTGACCGGATTTGAATTCACGAAATATCATATTGATGATTTCAGGCATGCAGGCGAGACCTTCCATCGGTCCGCCCAGATCAAATTCAAATAG
- the tusC gene encoding sulfurtransferase complex subunit TusC, which yields MEEQAPRKIMFVNRKAPHGSIYAYEGLEVILIFGAYDQEISAAFLDDAVLSLKKGQDTSEIGTKEFSATFRVLEAYGVENRYVERESLEQRGLTEEDLVMDVDVVDGATLRKYMGEQDVLLPF from the coding sequence ATGGAAGAACAAGCGCCAAGGAAAATTATGTTTGTGAATCGAAAGGCACCGCATGGTTCCATCTATGCCTACGAAGGACTGGAAGTCATTCTCATCTTTGGGGCCTATGACCAGGAAATCAGCGCTGCATTTCTGGATGATGCCGTCCTTTCGTTGAAAAAAGGTCAGGATACATCTGAAATCGGGACCAAGGAGTTTTCTGCGACCTTCCGTGTGTTGGAAGCCTACGGGGTGGAAAACCGTTACGTGGAGAGGGAATCTCTGGAACAGCGCGGGCTGACGGAGGAAGACTTGGTCATGGATGTGGACGTTGTTGATGGAGCGACCCTCCGGAAATATATGGGAGAACAAGACGTCCTGCTGCCCTTTTAG
- the dsrH gene encoding sulfurtransferase complex subunit TusB: MLHIVNKSPFKYRNLDTCVRVSEKEDPIILIEDGVYAALKGSSIEGLMKKTLEDHPVFAIRADLKARGIDEVMEGVEVCDYSCFVDMVEKHVPYSWL; encoded by the coding sequence TTGCTGCATATCGTGAATAAATCACCATTTAAATACAGAAATCTGGATACCTGCGTACGCGTCTCTGAGAAAGAGGACCCAATCATTCTCATTGAAGATGGTGTCTACGCCGCCCTGAAGGGGTCCAGTATTGAAGGGCTCATGAAGAAGACCCTGGAGGACCACCCTGTTTTTGCAATCCGGGCGGATCTCAAGGCCCGGGGAATCGACGAGGTTATGGAGGGGGTAGAAGTCTGTGATTACTCCTGCTTTGTGGATATGGTGGAAAAGCATGTCCCCTATTCCTGGCTTTGA
- a CDS encoding FAD-dependent oxidoreductase, with amino-acid sequence MAIVVRKIQRKIGLRRGGRGTQTSTQRPQYNLKESPCIHACPSGEDIRAYLVQIAQTEKYDWSYDDAFKEAWYTITDKNPFPAVMGRVCPHPCESECNRKDKDAAVGINNMERFIGDYGIKNKLKLKKVDGEGGSEKVAVVGAGPSGLSCAYQLARRGYSVTVFEMFDKGGGMLRFGIPVYRLPDDVLDAEIQRIAEMGVEIKYNTKIGRDITFADLKKDYKAIYLSIGAHTGWDMNIPGEDAGNVLTGADYLHKINAGEKVEIGNKVVVIGGGDTAIDAAMTSLRLGADVTLLYRRTRNEMPAIDHDITLAEEEGINFEFLSAPVEVIKNGDGKATALKCLKMELGEPDDSGRRRPVPIEGSEYTVDATAIISAIGQAPDWEGLDSFKNEKGWITADDHGITETAGVFAGGDVTVGLGIATQAIGLGRKTAEAIHHFLRDEEVPEPETLPVVHSDAMNLGHYVSLERQNEKYLPADDRKTNFNELRFALTEEQAIEEAKRCMSCGRCFDCDNCFTFCSDSAVKKLDKNENPFGQHYKFVLDTCQGCKKCAEECPCGYIDMV; translated from the coding sequence ATGGCGATTGTGGTGAGAAAAATACAGCGCAAGATCGGACTGAGGCGGGGCGGCAGGGGAACGCAGACATCGACGCAACGGCCGCAGTATAATTTGAAGGAGTCTCCCTGTATTCATGCTTGTCCGAGCGGTGAGGATATCCGTGCGTATCTGGTGCAGATTGCCCAGACCGAAAAATATGACTGGTCCTATGATGATGCCTTCAAAGAAGCCTGGTATACGATCACGGACAAGAACCCCTTTCCCGCCGTTATGGGAAGGGTCTGTCCTCACCCTTGTGAAAGTGAGTGCAACCGGAAAGACAAGGATGCCGCCGTGGGGATCAACAACATGGAGCGGTTCATCGGTGACTATGGTATCAAGAATAAACTGAAACTGAAGAAGGTGGACGGAGAGGGTGGTTCGGAAAAAGTCGCCGTGGTTGGTGCCGGTCCTTCCGGGCTTTCCTGTGCATACCAGTTAGCCCGTCGGGGTTATTCCGTAACGGTATTCGAAATGTTTGACAAGGGAGGCGGGATGCTTCGTTTCGGGATCCCCGTCTACCGCCTTCCCGATGATGTTCTCGATGCTGAAATTCAGCGGATCGCTGAGATGGGGGTTGAGATTAAGTACAACACCAAGATCGGTCGGGATATCACCTTTGCGGATTTGAAGAAGGATTATAAGGCGATCTATCTCTCCATCGGTGCGCACACCGGATGGGATATGAATATCCCCGGTGAGGATGCCGGGAATGTATTGACCGGCGCCGATTATCTCCACAAAATCAATGCCGGGGAAAAGGTGGAAATCGGGAATAAGGTGGTGGTGATCGGTGGTGGTGATACCGCTATTGATGCCGCCATGACTTCACTCCGCCTTGGGGCGGATGTTACGCTTCTTTATCGGCGGACCCGGAACGAGATGCCGGCCATCGACCATGATATTACCCTGGCCGAAGAGGAAGGGATCAATTTTGAATTTCTGTCTGCTCCGGTGGAGGTGATCAAAAACGGAGACGGGAAGGCGACGGCACTGAAATGCCTTAAGATGGAATTAGGTGAACCGGATGATTCGGGCCGTAGAAGGCCGGTCCCGATCGAAGGTTCGGAGTATACCGTTGATGCGACGGCTATCATCTCCGCCATTGGCCAGGCCCCGGATTGGGAAGGCCTGGATTCCTTTAAAAACGAAAAAGGCTGGATTACCGCCGACGATCACGGGATTACGGAAACGGCCGGTGTCTTTGCCGGGGGGGATGTGACGGTCGGATTGGGCATTGCCACGCAGGCTATTGGTCTCGGGCGGAAGACGGCGGAAGCTATTCATCATTTTCTTCGGGACGAAGAGGTTCCGGAACCGGAAACGCTGCCGGTTGTTCATTCCGATGCCATGAACCTCGGTCATTATGTTTCGCTGGAACGGCAGAATGAAAAATACCTTCCGGCGGATGATCGGAAGACCAATTTCAATGAGCTGCGCTTTGCCTTGACCGAGGAACAGGCGATTGAAGAGGCGAAACGATGCATGAGCTGTGGCCGATGTTTTGACTGTGACAACTGTTTTACCTTCTGTTCCGACAGTGCTGTCAAGAAGCTTGATAAAAATGAAAATCCCTTCGGTCAGCATTATAAATTTGTCCTCGATACCTGTCAGGGATGCAAAAAGTGTGCGGAAGAATGTCCTTGCGGCTACATTGATATGGTCTGA
- a CDS encoding sulfite exporter TauE/SafE family protein — protein MNRKKLFTVLLIWVASVLWPIGSVTASEITGRLSTEQLRAGEAMTVQGRIPPGEDLFVVIAAEKGFQSSDSMGTQEKKKLADKFGETEIPPTCYIVTNRPDALAHPQMISRGKWFPPFRYDVKINKIKPWTKIPPKIRSMLTPIRTEAQWKMLIFAHEDKFGMNTISKEKPIGGGSTRMVLSDFSESPEKWNRDVHLRLDKSTGDYSVTLIPNRNLAPGTDLAVTVNGQIAGDFKITGSGYYFKAAGTYMNPLVVFLGALLIGIMFVIMGAAGGLFTAAFQIIVLGTQGMIGINAANMVKPTNLFLTIFSPITGVWGYFKERRLAWPVALCFVSGILIGSFWIGPTYSARYLPMKAYKFYLGFFCLILAVKLWLESTSKGINKKKGIKAIVAKYNEAVKQARAEGRTAEMGAVRIDRFQPMGIDFTFWGEKFRANPITLFFGGIVIGCIASAFGVGGGFMLVPFMTSVMGFPMYLAVPISLCGTFATSIGGVARYALMGYPPDWTMAALIAAGAIIGGKIGPKIQKKLPEVFLKRGLAVLLLLVFLKFTNVLPFLR, from the coding sequence ATGAATCGCAAGAAACTCTTTACAGTACTCCTGATCTGGGTCGCATCGGTTCTGTGGCCGATCGGTTCCGTAACAGCCTCGGAGATCACGGGCAGACTCTCCACGGAACAGTTGCGAGCCGGAGAGGCAATGACCGTGCAGGGACGGATCCCGCCGGGGGAAGACCTTTTCGTGGTAATTGCCGCCGAAAAAGGGTTCCAAAGTTCCGACTCAATGGGAACCCAAGAGAAAAAGAAACTCGCGGACAAATTCGGAGAGACCGAAATTCCGCCGACCTGCTACATCGTGACCAACAGGCCCGATGCACTGGCACACCCGCAAATGATCTCGAGGGGCAAATGGTTCCCCCCCTTCAGGTACGATGTTAAAATCAACAAGATCAAACCCTGGACGAAGATCCCCCCGAAAATCCGATCCATGCTCACCCCCATCCGGACCGAGGCCCAGTGGAAGATGCTGATCTTCGCCCACGAAGACAAGTTCGGGATGAACACGATTTCGAAGGAGAAACCGATCGGCGGCGGAAGCACCCGGATGGTCCTGAGCGACTTCTCTGAAAGCCCGGAGAAATGGAATCGGGACGTCCATCTCCGCCTCGACAAATCAACGGGAGACTATTCCGTTACCCTGATCCCCAATCGGAACCTGGCCCCCGGAACGGACCTGGCGGTGACGGTCAACGGTCAAATCGCCGGAGACTTTAAAATCACCGGCAGCGGCTATTATTTCAAAGCCGCCGGGACCTACATGAACCCTCTTGTGGTCTTTCTCGGCGCTCTTTTGATCGGGATCATGTTCGTCATCATGGGAGCGGCCGGAGGCCTCTTTACCGCCGCCTTTCAGATCATCGTCCTCGGAACGCAGGGGATGATCGGAATCAACGCCGCCAACATGGTCAAGCCGACCAACCTATTTTTGACCATCTTCTCGCCCATCACGGGCGTCTGGGGCTATTTCAAGGAACGGCGGCTTGCCTGGCCCGTGGCCCTCTGTTTCGTTTCGGGAATTCTGATCGGCTCTTTCTGGATCGGCCCAACCTACTCGGCCCGTTACCTTCCGATGAAGGCCTATAAATTCTATCTGGGTTTCTTCTGCCTGATCCTCGCAGTCAAGCTCTGGCTGGAATCGACCAGCAAGGGAATCAACAAAAAGAAGGGAATCAAGGCCATCGTGGCCAAATACAACGAAGCCGTTAAACAGGCCCGGGCCGAAGGGCGGACGGCGGAGATGGGCGCCGTCCGGATCGACCGGTTCCAGCCGATGGGAATCGATTTCACCTTCTGGGGCGAGAAGTTCCGCGCAAATCCGATTACGCTCTTCTTCGGTGGAATCGTCATCGGCTGTATCGCATCGGCCTTCGGCGTGGGGGGCGGTTTCATGCTTGTCCCCTTCATGACATCGGTCATGGGATTTCCCATGTACCTGGCCGTTCCGATCTCACTCTGCGGGACCTTTGCCACCTCCATCGGCGGCGTCGCCCGTTACGCCCTGATGGGCTATCCGCCGGACTGGACCATGGCCGCACTCATCGCGGCGGGAGCGATCATCGGCGGAAAGATCGGGCCGAAGATCCAGAAGAAACTCCCCGAGGTCTTCCTGAAACGGGGTCTGGCCGTTCTGCTCCTGCTTGTTTTTCTGAAGTTCACCAATGTTCTGCCGTTCCTTCGATAA
- a CDS encoding menaquinol oxidoreductase, giving the protein MRILLPLIAVVVLGAVAFLGVQTAGLQYFFGVVIPYAALAIFLLGVIYRILRWAASPVPFRIPTTCGQEKSLPWIKTDPLESPNGTAGVIGRMALEVFFFRSLFRNLKFRYKAGDGSNPSLTYRRTLWLWLFGLTFHWSFLFVFVRHLRLFTQPIPAFVSAMNGWDAGLSNILQHFNVPPLHLVNIVGAPPLLISDVILVTAVTLLFLRRVLIPQVRYISLPADYFPLFLIFAIALSGICMRYFFKVDVIHIKELTMGLATFHPVVPEGIDAIFFVHLLLVCTLFAYFPFSKLVHMAGVFMSPTRNLANNSRAKRHVNPWNYPVKLHSYEEYEDEYRELMKKAGIPVEKD; this is encoded by the coding sequence ATGAGAATTTTGCTTCCTTTGATCGCAGTCGTTGTTCTGGGTGCCGTCGCATTTTTGGGGGTGCAGACAGCGGGTTTACAATACTTCTTCGGGGTTGTGATCCCTTATGCAGCACTGGCGATATTTTTGTTGGGCGTGATCTACAGGATTCTGAGGTGGGCGGCTTCTCCGGTTCCCTTCAGAATCCCGACGACCTGCGGCCAGGAGAAATCTCTTCCCTGGATCAAAACGGATCCTCTGGAGAGCCCGAACGGCACGGCGGGTGTTATAGGCCGTATGGCGCTGGAGGTCTTTTTTTTCCGTTCCCTTTTCAGGAACCTGAAGTTCAGGTACAAGGCGGGCGATGGTTCAAATCCTTCCCTGACCTACCGCCGGACTCTCTGGCTCTGGCTCTTCGGTCTCACCTTCCACTGGTCCTTCCTCTTTGTTTTTGTCCGCCACCTTCGACTTTTTACACAGCCGATCCCCGCTTTTGTCTCGGCGATGAACGGCTGGGATGCAGGCCTTTCCAACATACTGCAACACTTTAATGTGCCCCCGCTTCATCTTGTCAATATCGTCGGTGCACCTCCCCTGCTGATCTCCGATGTGATCCTTGTAACGGCCGTGACGCTCCTTTTCCTCCGGAGGGTCTTGATCCCGCAGGTCCGCTATATCTCTCTTCCCGCCGATTATTTTCCGCTGTTCCTCATTTTCGCGATTGCGCTGAGCGGGATCTGTATGCGCTATTTTTTCAAGGTCGATGTGATTCATATCAAGGAACTGACGATGGGACTTGCCACCTTTCATCCGGTCGTCCCGGAGGGGATCGACGCCATATTTTTTGTGCATCTGCTTCTTGTCTGTACACTTTTTGCCTACTTTCCGTTCAGTAAGCTGGTCCATATGGCAGGGGTTTTTATGAGTCCTACGAGGAATCTGGCGAATAACAGCCGGGCAAAAAGGCATGTGAATCCCTGGAATTACCCGGTCAAGCTGCACTCCTATGAAGAGTATGAGGATGAGTATAGGGAACTGATGAAGAAGGCAGGTATTCCCGTGGAGAAGGATTAG
- a CDS encoding TusE/DsrC/DsvC family sulfur relay protein: MATLEVNGKQYELDEDGFLADMSEWNEDIAVALAKTESVEMTEAHWEVVNFLRDYYAEYKIAPMIRILTKAIGKKLGKEKGNTKYLYELYPAGPAKQACKIAGLPKPTGCV; this comes from the coding sequence ATGGCAACACTTGAAGTCAATGGAAAACAGTATGAACTGGATGAAGACGGTTTTCTGGCGGACATGAGCGAATGGAATGAGGACATTGCCGTTGCTCTGGCCAAGACCGAAAGCGTTGAAATGACCGAAGCCCATTGGGAGGTCGTCAATTTTCTGCGTGACTATTATGCCGAGTACAAAATTGCTCCTATGATCCGGATTCTGACCAAGGCGATCGGTAAGAAGCTGGGCAAGGAGAAAGGGAACACCAAGTATCTCTACGAGCTCTACCCGGCGGGACCGGCCAAGCAGGCCTGTAAAATTGCAGGGCTGCCCAAACCGACCGGTTGTGTGTAA
- a CDS encoding (Fe-S)-binding protein, with product MAKYVEKPEETALINHQPPKTGWMETPTEFRPGNWCYGGKPSVLEVLGIPNPREWKPTDEDWKLPANWKEIIYEGLKDRLSKYRSFKVFLDICVRCGACADKCHFFLGTGDPKNMPVLRVELLRSVYRKDFTLAGKILGKIAGARTLTKDVVKEWFSYYYQCTECRRCSVFCPYGIDTAEITMMARELLHLVGVNINWALEPAAKCFQTGNHMGLQPHTFKDSIDSLCEDIEDITGVHIEVPLNKKGADVLFITPSADVFADPGIYTFMGYLLLFEHIGLNYTMSTYASEGGNFGLFNSQEIMKRLNAKMYAEAKRLGVKWILGGECGHMWRVVHQYMDTMNGPADFLEVPVSPVTGTRFDNAASTKMVHIAEFTADLIKHNKLKLDPSRNNHRKTTFHDSCNPARAMGILEEPRYILKHVCNHFTEMPKNTIREKTFCCGSGTGLNTDEYMDIRMRGGLPRANAVRHVHEQNDVDLLTCICAIDRATLTPLMRYWVPGVEVSGLHELVGNALVMEGEQERSTDLREDPLEGMEDV from the coding sequence ATGGCTAAATACGTTGAGAAACCGGAAGAAACCGCACTGATCAATCATCAACCTCCGAAAACCGGGTGGATGGAAACGCCGACGGAGTTCCGTCCGGGCAATTGGTGCTACGGCGGAAAACCCTCGGTACTTGAAGTGCTCGGGATTCCGAATCCGAGGGAGTGGAAGCCGACGGATGAGGACTGGAAGCTTCCGGCAAACTGGAAGGAGATCATTTACGAAGGATTGAAGGATCGCCTGAGTAAATACAGATCGTTTAAAGTCTTTCTCGACATCTGTGTTCGTTGCGGCGCCTGTGCGGATAAGTGCCACTTCTTTCTCGGGACCGGGGATCCGAAGAATATGCCCGTCCTTCGTGTGGAGCTTCTCCGTTCGGTTTACCGGAAGGATTTCACCCTGGCCGGAAAGATCCTCGGAAAAATTGCCGGGGCCCGGACCTTGACGAAGGATGTTGTGAAGGAGTGGTTTTCCTACTATTACCAGTGTACGGAATGCCGCCGCTGTTCCGTGTTCTGCCCCTACGGGATTGATACGGCGGAGATCACGATGATGGCGCGGGAACTGCTTCACCTGGTCGGTGTCAATATCAACTGGGCGCTGGAACCGGCGGCCAAATGCTTTCAGACCGGGAACCATATGGGGCTCCAACCGCACACCTTCAAGGACAGTATTGATTCCCTTTGTGAAGACATCGAAGATATAACAGGGGTTCATATCGAGGTTCCGCTGAACAAGAAAGGGGCGGATGTCCTCTTTATTACGCCATCCGCCGATGTCTTCGCGGACCCGGGGATCTACACCTTCATGGGGTATCTCCTCTTGTTTGAACATATCGGTTTGAATTATACCATGAGTACCTATGCCTCCGAGGGCGGGAATTTCGGTCTCTTTAATTCCCAGGAGATCATGAAACGATTAAATGCCAAAATGTACGCGGAGGCAAAGAGGTTAGGTGTGAAGTGGATTCTGGGCGGGGAATGCGGACACATGTGGCGGGTGGTCCATCAATACATGGATACGATGAACGGCCCCGCAGACTTCCTGGAGGTGCCGGTCTCTCCGGTTACGGGGACACGATTCGATAACGCCGCCTCCACCAAAATGGTACACATCGCTGAATTTACCGCCGACCTTATTAAACATAACAAGTTGAAACTCGATCCGAGCCGGAACAACCACCGAAAGACGACCTTCCATGATTCCTGCAATCCCGCCCGTGCGATGGGCATTCTTGAAGAACCGAGATACATCCTGAAACATGTCTGCAACCACTTCACCGAGATGCCGAAAAACACGATTCGGGAGAAGACCTTCTGCTGCGGAAGCGGGACAGGACTGAATACGGACGAGTACATGGATATCCGGATGCGGGGCGGGCTTCCCCGCGCGAACGCAGTCCGGCATGTCCATGAGCAAAACGATGTCGATCTTTTGACCTGTATCTGTGCTATTGATCGGGCGACCCTCACCCCTCTGATGCGGTACTGGGTTCCCGGCGTGGAGGTCTCCGGCCTGCATGAGCTGGTCGGGAATGCCCTCGTGATGGAGGGGGAACAGGAACGGAGCACCGATTTGCGGGAAGATCCTCTGGAGGGGATGGAGGATGTTTAG
- the tusD gene encoding sulfurtransferase complex subunit TusD, whose amino-acid sequence MKFGILIQEGPYNHQASDSAYNFIQASLEKGHEITGVFFYNDGVINTTKLMDIPADDRHISKRWSELGAKGIQLIVCVAAAKRRGINPDVLIDNARIDGLGQLSELCIESDRLITFGD is encoded by the coding sequence ATGAAATTCGGAATTCTCATTCAGGAAGGCCCCTATAATCACCAGGCTTCGGATAGCGCTTATAATTTCATCCAGGCGTCACTGGAGAAAGGGCACGAGATCACCGGCGTATTCTTCTATAATGACGGTGTCATCAATACCACGAAGCTGATGGACATCCCTGCAGACGACCGGCACATCAGTAAACGCTGGTCTGAGTTGGGGGCGAAGGGGATCCAGTTAATCGTCTGCGTGGCGGCGGCCAAACGGCGGGGGATCAATCCCGACGTGTTGATTGATAATGCCCGTATCGACGGACTGGGGCAGCTCAGTGAGCTTTGTATTGAATCCGACCGATTGATCACGTTCGGTGACTGA